A DNA window from Anastrepha ludens isolate Willacy chromosome 6, idAnaLude1.1, whole genome shotgun sequence contains the following coding sequences:
- the LOC128867921 gene encoding uncharacterized protein LOC128867921: protein MDERGSDDMNSNTFLAARQRLRQQQQELQNDRYEQNRFTNKFYDNNGVATAALCTSNNNNNIEYNNNLQQQRQQQLQNRLINAAEPHMINSAKEADAKQKSATMDMRRVGEVEADTTAAKMKSELSEIFRGFQNAPQNQNAKLFHQTKLLRRSAPTIPNVDSALSTDEEELDLDLPYGIQNVRKRLARHKPDLTKSITYQSLCPTKRIAIPLETSGYEYRPSHYIEVTCAHYTPAHSYEFRKNRICSEAGFSCIQLNRTIHLIRRNKSSNDECWESEIRIVPSGCECMWPKHDNGDIAAYHEGQKRFGGYANVHANADYEQGEGYRQIQPQQVELFGINGLRRGENSDGVGFEAFEYN, encoded by the exons ATGGATGAACGTGGTAGTGATGACATGAATAGCAATACGTTTTTAGCCGCACGCCAACGACTGAGGCAACAACAACAGGAATTGCAGAACGACCGATATGAGCAGAATCGcttcacaaacaaattttacgaTAACAATGGAGTAGCGACTGCGGCACTTTGTACttcaaataacaacaacaacattgaatACAATAACAACTTGCAACAGCAGcgccaacaacaactacaaaacaGACTCATAAACGCAGCTGAACCACACATGATAAATAGCGCAAAGGAAGCGGACGCTAAGCAGAAATCAGCAACAATGGACATGCGACGAGTAGGCGAAGTTGAAGCAGACACAACGGCCGCAAAGATGAAATCTGAATTGAGTGAAATATTTAGAGGTTTCCAGAATGCACCGCAGAATCAAAA CGCGAAACTTTTTCATCAAACGAAGCTTCTGCGTCGCTCCGCGCCAACTATACCGAATGTGGACTCAGCACTTTCTACGGATGAGGAGGAGCTTGATTTGGATCTGCCTTATGGCATACAAAATGTGCGCAAGCGCTTGGCGCGTCATAAACCGGATCTTACCAAATCG ATCACTTACCAATCGCTCTGTCCCACAAAACGCATTGCAATTCCACTGGAAACATCCGGTTATGAGTATCGCCCGAGCCACTATATCGAAGTGACCTGCGCACATTATACGCCGGCGCACAGCTACGAGTTCAGAAAGAATCGG ATTTGTTCAGAGGCGGGCTTCTCTTGCATCCAGCTGAATCGCACCATACATCTGATACGACGCAATAAGTCATCCAATGACGAATGTTGGGAATCGGAAATACGTATTGTTCCCTCGGGTTGTGAGTGTATGTGGCCGAAGCATGATAATGGCGATATTGCAGCCTATCATGAGGGACAGAAACGTTTTGGCGGTTACGCCAATGTGCACGCAAATGCTGATTACGAACAGGGTGAAGGCTATCGTCAAATTCAACCGCAACAAGTCGAACTCTTTGGCATAAATGGATTACGTCGCGGCGAGAATTCCGATGGCGTCGGTTTTGAAGCCTTCGAATATAATTAG
- the LOC128866878 gene encoding uncharacterized protein LOC128866878, which translates to MATVKRGAFIVLEGCDRSGKSSQSRLLFEFLRSRGIPAKHMIFPNRSSEIGGTINSYLKNAKELNDQVIHLLFTANRWEFKKEIEELLSLGTTLVVDRYSYSGVAYSVAKGLDFDWCMAPEIGLIRPDAVFYLKAPIEILMQRGDFGKERYEKKDFQLKVASVFDRICEDQKHFWHSIDATQTQETVLETLSTKVLEVIELAKDEPLKVL; encoded by the exons ATGGCAACAGTAAAGCGTGGTGCTTTCATTGTTTTGGAAGGCTGTGACCGCAGTGGGAAATCGTCACAAAGTCGCTTGCTAT TTGAATTTCTACGTAGTCGCGGCATACCAGCAAAACATATGATTTTCCCAAATCGCTCGTCAGAAATTGGTGGAACAATAAACTCCTATTTGAAAAATGCTAAAGAACTTAATGATCAAGTAATACATTTACTGTTCACTGCCAACCGTTGGgaattcaaaaaagaaattgaggaaTTACTTAGTTTAGGTACCACCTTGGTGGTTGACAGGTATTCGTATTCTGGTGTGGCATACAGCGTGGCCaaag GTTTGGATTTCGATTGGTGCATGGCGCCAGAAATAGGACTCATACGGCCAGATGCTGTGTTTTATCTAAAAGCGCCAATTGAGATACTAATGCAGCGAGGCGATTTTGGCAAAGAAAG gTATGAGAAAAAGGACTTTCAGTTAAAGGTAGCCAGTGTATTCGATCGTATTTGTGAAGACCAAAAACATTTCTGGCATTCAATCGACGCTACTCAAACGCAAGAAACAGTATTAGAAACTTTGAGCACAAAAGTGTTGGAAGTTATAGAGCTAGCAAAAGACGAACCGTTGAAAGTGCTTTAA